The following DNA comes from Tunturibacter psychrotolerans.
CGCCGGAGTGATCCACTACGGCAAACAGCTTGACGCCCTTTTCTTTGAGTAGCGCTTCGATTCGGGAGACAGTTTCGTCGACAGAGTAACGGCTGGTACAGGTTTTGATGCCTTCATTGGTCTCCTGGTCAGTCACGGGTCAACCCTCCCCAATTGCGATCGTTGGCGTTAAACCAAGATACCCCCTTGGAAGGGGGCATCTTAGGTTCGCATCGATCGTTCTTTGTGTTTTTATTTCGGTGCGTCTGCTGCGGGGACTGCGTTGGGGTAGATGCCGGGAATTGGTGCGGACATCTGCTTTTGTAGTTCGGGATGAGGGAAGGGCTTGCGCGGCATCATGGCTTCGCGCTCGCTGGTGTTGTAGAGAAAGATCGCTTCGACCACTGCTGCCTGCTCGAGGTCGAGAGCGTGCAGGCGGTCGTAGGTGTCCATGTCGGAGTGGTGGGTTCGCGTCTCGTAGTCCATCGGATCCTGAATGTATTGGAAGCCAGGTAGACCGACTGCATCGAAGGACAGGTGATCGGTACCGCCGGTGTTGCGGTAGGAGATGGTGGTTACGCCAAGATCGGCGAGGGGTGCGATCCACTGTTTGAAGATCGGAGCGATTGCCCAGTTCTCCTGCGTGTAGACACCGCGTACCTTGCCGGTTCCGTTGTCGAGGTTGTAGTAGGCATCGAGCGTCTCCCACTCCTTGGTCGTGGAAAGTGGGCCGCGCTGACGCAAGAAGGCAGGCATGTACGCGGGTTCGGGAACCTTCGGTTCAGCGAAGGTGCCGAAGTGTTGCTTGACGTATCCCAGCGAACCGAAGAGGCCCTGCTCTTCGCCCGACCACAAGGCAATGCGGATGGTGCGCTTTGGTTTGATGCCAAGAGACTTCAGGATGCGGACGGCTTCCAATGCAACGATCGAGCCCGCGCCGTTGTCGGTCGCGCCAGTGCCGGAGATCCAGCTGTCCAGATGGCCGCCAACCATGACGATCTGATCCTTCAACTTTGGATCGGTGCCGGGAATTTCAGCTACGGTGTCGAAGCCATGCTCGTGATCGCCGGTGAATTTTGTCTCGATGTTGAGTTCGAGGGTGACTGGGACGTGATTTTCGATCAAGCGCCCGAGGCGGTTGTAGTGCTCGATCATCATGACCGCGTTGGGAATGGTGACTGCGTTTTCCTTCTTCTGGGCATCGCGAGCGAGGTTCGCTCCGTTGTCGTCGAAGATGATGCCGGTTCCACCGCCGTCGGTGCTATCGCGGCTTGGGGTAATAACGGCCACGGAACCTTCATCTGCCATCAT
Coding sequences within:
- a CDS encoding M20/M25/M40 family metallo-hydrolase; amino-acid sequence: MSFARAFVRWGCCTAAIASLAVPSIAADKKTKDTAIETPSYYGPQPATENIDLTMYARIREEGFKHSHVMEFGGALADGIGPRLTGSPNMAKANAWTRDTLTKIGLENAHLEDWGEFGMGWQQINTWVRMVSPDPEPLWAQAAPWSPATNGPVTGEVVYMNVQEMGDLEKYKGTLKGKIVLLGAMRPTPDITEPLFHRYTDAELKEMETYESGGGRYTPGSPEFAKYVAERLKMADLRKAALKMMADEGSVAVITPSRDSTDGGGTGIIFDDNGANLARDAQKKENAVTIPNAVMMIEHYNRLGRLIENHVPVTLELNIETKFTGDHEHGFDTVAEIPGTDPKLKDQIVMVGGHLDSWISGTGATDNGAGSIVALEAVRILKSLGIKPKRTIRIALWSGEEQGLFGSLGYVKQHFGTFAEPKVPEPAYMPAFLRQRGPLSTTKEWETLDAYYNLDNGTGKVRGVYTQENWAIAPIFKQWIAPLADLGVTTISYRNTGGTDHLSFDAVGLPGFQYIQDPMDYETRTHHSDMDTYDRLHALDLEQAAVVEAIFLYNTSEREAMMPRKPFPHPELQKQMSAPIPGIYPNAVPAADAPK